A genome region from Hevea brasiliensis isolate MT/VB/25A 57/8 chromosome 9, ASM3005281v1, whole genome shotgun sequence includes the following:
- the LOC110666939 gene encoding squamosa promoter-binding-like protein 8 isoform X2: MLEYEWGNPSTMMLSGDEPTQDPDQNRQIFDHYTAQSFNGNLVPQPTTALFHHPTTHQVNCLYDPRAYASATSYTPSHPSLLSVDPIPNPAGAGPSYFLVPKSEEVSRPSDYSARIGLNLGGRTYFSSSEDDFVNRLYRRSRPVEAGSSNAPRCQAEGCNADLTHAKHYHRRHKVCEFHSKASTVIAAGLTQRFCQQCSRFHLLSEFDNGKRSCRKRLADHNRRRRKSHQINQENHRFSTRLCSS, translated from the exons ATGCTGGAATACGAATGGGGAAACCCATCAACGATGATGCTCTCTGGAGACGAACCCACCCAAGACCCAGACCAGAACCGCCAGATTTTCGATCATTACACTGCTCAATCCTTCAACGGTAACCTTGTTCCCCAACCCACTACAGCTTTATTTCACCACCCAACAACACATCAGGTCAACTGTCTTTATGACCCACGAGCCTACGCCAGCGCCACCTCCTACACACCTTCCCATCCTTCCCTCCTCTCCGTAGACCCCATCCCCAACCCCGCAGGAGCCGGTCCCTCATATTTCCTCGTTCCAAAGAGCGAGGAGGTCTCTCGACCCTCAGATTATTCGGCGAGGATTGGGCTGAATTTGGGCGGTCGGACCTACTTCTCTTCATCGGAGGATGATTTCGTGAATCGCCTTTATCGCCGGTCCAGACCGGTGGAGGCCGGTTCGTCGAATGCACCCAGGTGCCAAGCTGAGGGGTGCAATGCCGATCTGACCCACGCAAAGCACTACCATAGGCGCCACAAGGTCTGCGAATTTCACTCAAAAGCGTCTACCGTCATAGCTGCCGGTTTGACTCAACGATTCTGCCAGCAATGTAGCAG ATTCCATCTCCTTTCAGAATTCGATAATGGAAAGCGCAGTTGCAGAAAGAGATTGGCCGATCACAATCGCCGCCGCCGAAAATCACACCAGATAAATCAAGAAAATCACAG GTTCTCCACCCGACTATGCAGTTCATAA
- the LOC110666939 gene encoding squamosa promoter-binding-like protein 8 isoform X1, protein MLEYEWGNPSTMMLSGDEPTQDPDQNRQIFDHYTAQSFNGNLVPQPTTALFHHPTTHQVNCLYDPRAYASATSYTPSHPSLLSVDPIPNPAGAGPSYFLVPKSEEVSRPSDYSARIGLNLGGRTYFSSSEDDFVNRLYRRSRPVEAGSSNAPRCQAEGCNADLTHAKHYHRRHKVCEFHSKASTVIAAGLTQRFCQQCSRFHLLSEFDNGKRSCRKRLADHNRRRRKSHQINQENHRSQSAENARNSPSENLTSSPPDYAVHNSSSSVTVAVSPPRIFLDCFKHRPYQATASSSSASSSSLFFSSG, encoded by the exons ATGCTGGAATACGAATGGGGAAACCCATCAACGATGATGCTCTCTGGAGACGAACCCACCCAAGACCCAGACCAGAACCGCCAGATTTTCGATCATTACACTGCTCAATCCTTCAACGGTAACCTTGTTCCCCAACCCACTACAGCTTTATTTCACCACCCAACAACACATCAGGTCAACTGTCTTTATGACCCACGAGCCTACGCCAGCGCCACCTCCTACACACCTTCCCATCCTTCCCTCCTCTCCGTAGACCCCATCCCCAACCCCGCAGGAGCCGGTCCCTCATATTTCCTCGTTCCAAAGAGCGAGGAGGTCTCTCGACCCTCAGATTATTCGGCGAGGATTGGGCTGAATTTGGGCGGTCGGACCTACTTCTCTTCATCGGAGGATGATTTCGTGAATCGCCTTTATCGCCGGTCCAGACCGGTGGAGGCCGGTTCGTCGAATGCACCCAGGTGCCAAGCTGAGGGGTGCAATGCCGATCTGACCCACGCAAAGCACTACCATAGGCGCCACAAGGTCTGCGAATTTCACTCAAAAGCGTCTACCGTCATAGCTGCCGGTTTGACTCAACGATTCTGCCAGCAATGTAGCAG ATTCCATCTCCTTTCAGAATTCGATAATGGAAAGCGCAGTTGCAGAAAGAGATTGGCCGATCACAATCGCCGCCGCCGAAAATCACACCAGATAAATCAAGAAAATCACAGGTCACAATCGGCAGAAAATGCCCGCAATTCTCCTTCTGAGAATCTCACAA GTTCTCCACCCGACTATGCAGTTCATAATTCCTCGTCCTCGGTGACTGTGGCAGTATCGCCGCCTCGAATTTTTTTGGATTGTTTCAAGCATAGACCATATCAGGCTACTGCATCTTCTTCCTCCGCCTCATCAAGTTCACTGTTTTTCTCAAGTGGGTAG
- the LOC110666987 gene encoding squamosa promoter-binding-like protein 7, which translates to MENGANLYTAHSNRDRSQNANIVWEPNSSRFDWGNSTNGNSTFCTAVVAPATTSAADTICSTHPEATSAHALMFQRESLYPYHHHDQDYQQQLSFYGGEGSHFHCDPHLMCLKLGKRHYFEDTIPVGDRQVGFSISKRGKLYHRVVGSRAGQYSSAAGGVAPPANVPRCQVEGCQVALVNAKDYHRRHKVCEMHSKAPKVIVLGLEQRFCQQCSRFHVVSEFDESKRSCRRRLAGHNQRRRKSARDSDSRNYCQGKFPYVASTADRALSLLSTKADAWISSDLSTRSSAALRELIAEHRAVILARQERHLQHSNAMENFGDHSHPSSNNSFFPYDHQLQVSYEPHNWDRFNDTTGTRLTLDLMQAPSSAFCLLSTRGKNNKEEVEECSVLWNTWGGAHVV; encoded by the exons ATGGAAAATGGCGCAAACTTGTACACTGCTCACAGCAATCGAGACAGAAGCCAAAATGCCAATATTGTTTGGGAGCCTAATTCTTCAAGATTCGACTGGGGCAATTCCACCAATGGCAACAGCACGTTTTGCACAGCCGTCGTCGCCCCCGCAACCACCTCTGCAGCGGATACTATCTGTTCCACACACCCAGAAGCTACTTCTGCCCACGCGCTCATGTTTCAGCGTGAGAGTCTGTACCCCTACCACCATCACGACCAGGACTATCAGCAGCAGCTCTCTTTTTACGGCGGAGAAGGGTCCCACTTTCACTGTGACCCACATCTAATGTGCTTGAAGCTGGGCAAGCGCCACTATTTTGAAGATACTATCCCCGTGGGTGACCGGCAGGTAGGCTTCTCCATAAGCAAAAGAGGCAAACTCTATCATCGCGTCGTGGGTAGTCGTGCGGGACAATACTCGTCGGCAGCGGGAGGGGTGGCGCCTCCGGCGAATGTACCGAGATGTCAGGTGGAGGGTTGCCAAGTGGCTTTGGTGAACGCTAAGGATTATCACAGGAGACATAAAGTTTGTGAGATGCATTCCAAGGCTCCCAAAGTAATCGTTCTAGGGCTAGAGCAGCGTTTCTGTCAGCAGTGTAGTAG GTTTCATGTAGTGTCAGAGTTTGATGAGTCGAAGAGGAGCTGTAGAAGGAGATTGGCAGGTCACAATCAGCGTAGAAGAAAGAGCGCTCGCGATTCTGATTCCAGGAACTATTGTCAAG GGAAATTTCCATACGTAGCGTCAACAGCAGACCGTGCTCTCTCTCTTCTGTCAACTAAGGCTGATGCTTGGATTTCATCTGATCTCTCTACAAGATCCAGTGCTGCATTGCGTGAACTGATTGCAGAACACCGTGCTGTAATCTTGGCTAGACAGGAACGACACCTGCAACATAGTAATGCAATGGAAAACTTTGGTGATCATTCCCACCCTAGCTCCAACAATTCCTTCTTCCCTTATGATCACCAGCTTCAAGTTTCATATGAGCCACACAATTGGGACCGCTTCAATGACACTACAGGCACACGACTCACTCTGGACCTCATGCAGGCTCCGAGTTCAGCTTTCTGTTTATTGTCTACCAGAGGGAAAAATAACAAAGAAGAGGTAGAAGAATGTTCCGTGTTATGGAACACCTGGGGAGGAGCCCATGTAGTTTAA